AAGCTGGACGAAAACGTCTTCCAAGCTGGCGTGTCGCGTTGTGAGATCGGTCAGCTTGCAATTCAGTGTTTCGAGGCGACCCAGTAGCGCCGGCAACGCGATATGCGGTTCGCGCACCGACAGGCAAATACGGTCTTCTTCGGCGCGCGAAGAACTGACAGCGGGCAGGTCGGCAAATCTGCGCGCTGCGACTTGCTGCGGCTGGCCATTCGATTCGAGGGTGAATTCGATGACGTGTTCGCCGCCGAGACTCAAAATCAACTCGCGCGGCGTGCCGAGCGCGATCACCTTGCCGTGATCGACAATCGCTATGCGGTCGCACAGTCGCTCGGCTTCATCCATGTAATGCGTAGTGAGCAGTACGGTGCGGCCGGCGGAACGAAACCCTCGGATGATGTCCCACAACTCGTGGCGAGATTGGGGATCCAGCCCGGTCGTTGGTTCGTCGAGAAACAATAGCTCTGGGTCGCCGACTAGAGCGCACGCGACTGCCAATCGCTGCTTTTGGCCGCCCGAAAGATGGCGAACCCACGAGTTCGCCTTCTCCTGCATCGACACGCGAGCCATCGCCTGCCGGGGCTCAATGCCACGACGGTAGAAGCTGCGGAACAGGGTCAACGTCTCTCGAACGGTCAGCTTTTCTGATAGCCGCGTCTCTTGCAACGAAATGCCAATCCGTTGGCGAATTTCGTCGTTGTGTTGCCCCCATCGGTAGCCAAGCACTTCGACATCGCCAGAGGTTGCATCGAGCAAGCCCTCGATGATTTCGATGGTCGTCGTTTTTCCGGCGCCGTTCGGCCCCAAGAGGCCAAAACATTCGCCGGCTTTGACAGCCAAATTCAAGCCGCGGACAGCATCGACGGGCGGCTTCGCGTCGTAACGCTTCGTCAAGTTGGTGCAGCGAATGGCGAACATCGGGCCAAGTGTACCGAAAGCGGCTTGCGTCTGCGACAGGTGCAGACTTTTTGTCCGTGATCTGTGTGGCACTAGGCACTAGACAGCCGCTCGCGCACAATGTTCGCAGAGAATCGGCCCTGTATGCCTAGTCGCAGAATTTCACCAATCCGCAATGCTGGTCGGCCCTGTTTTCACTCGCGAATTCGTTACCGCCCCGCGGCGGATGCGGTATTATGTCGCGCCGGCCGTCTATGTGGGTGGGTTGCTAATTCTCGCCTCGACGGCATGGCTGCTTCTGGCGGGAACGCAACAAATTCGTAACGTGGGTGACATGGCGCGCTTTGGCGGCGCGCTATTTCAATTCCTGGCCCCGCTGCAATTGGCGTTAGCAATTTTCTTTTCGGCCTTTGCATCGGCCAGTGCCGTGGCCCAAGAAAAAGACCGCCGCACGCTGGTATTGCTGCTGCTGACCAATCTATCGAACTCAGAACTGGTTCTTGGAAAGCTGTTCGCGAGTCTGTTGCACATGCTCATGCTGCTGGCAGCCGCCTTGCCTTTTTTCATACTGACGATGCTGTTTGGTGGTGTAAGCTTAGAGCAAATCTTGGCGGTCTTTATGGTCACCGCCATGAGCGCAGTTGCCGCCGGCAGTTTGGGCTCGACGATTGCTTTATGGCGCGATAAGACGTTTCAATCGTTGGCGATGACCGCGCTCGCGTTGGGATTGCTGGTGGCTTGGGAAGTATTGGTCGGCTCCAGCATGATTCGCGGCGATTTTCTAGGGACGCCGTTTTCGCAGTGGGCCATCGGCTTAAGCCCGTGGCACTCGTTATTGGCAGCGGCCAAACCACCAGCGGCGGTTGAGAACCAACTACCGCTGTTCGGTTCGCCACCGGTGATGTTTATGGCCACTTCGGTCGCGTTCGCTGGCCTAGTCAATCTCGTGGCCATTGCCCGCGTGCGCGTTTGGAACCCATCGCGCGAAGCACGACCTCGCACCGACGAAGTTGACGAATTTCGTCCAACCTCTTTTCCATCACCTTCGAGCCAACCGACGCTCCCCGGCGGCGCGGATAATGCTGTGCAACATCCATCCGTTCATGCCGCGCCCGGCAAGACGCGCCAAGTTTGGGATAACCCGGTTCTCTGGCGTGAAGTCCGTACTTGGGCTTACGGCCGGAAAATAATCGCTGCCCGCTTTACCTATTTGGGTCTATTCCTTGCCGCCGTCTTGAGCATTCACGCCGCGGCCGGCGGCGACGCAGCCACGCGCAGCAACTTGCCACAATTCGCCATTCCACTCTTCGTATTGAGCCTAGTATTGGTCAATGCGCTGGCGGTCACCTCGATTACCACGGAGCGAGATCTAGGGGCGCTCGACTTACTCCTCGTCACCGACATCACGCCTGCGGAGTTCATCACCGGAAAACTCGGCGGCGTATTCTACGTGACTAAGGAGTTCGTGTTGCTACCGCTGGCACTTTGCGGTTATTTGTGGTGGTCTGGAGGTCTCAGCGTTGAAGAACTGATCTATCTCGTCATCGGCTTGGGGATCATGAATTTGTTTGTTGCCACGCTTGGCATTCACACCGGCTTGGCATACGAAAACAGCCGCAATGCCGTGGGCGTGAGCCTGGGAACTGTGTTTTTCCTGTTCGTGGGCGTTGCCACATGCATGAAAATCATGAGTTCGTTCAGCGGCTCGTTTCAATGGCAACTGGCTCCATTTTTTGCCATGCTGATCGGCGGTAGCGCGGGATTGTATGTTGCGCTCGGCTCGCGAAATCCATCGCCGGCGATCGGGCTGGCTTCAATGATTCTGCCAGCATTGACATTTATCTCCATTACCAACTTTTTGCTGGGACAAACACTTGGCGTATTTACCTGGATCGCGATCACGTACGGCTTTACCACCGCGGCAATGCTCGTTCCCGCAATTTCGGAATTCGATGTGGCGACGGGCAGGACGACCGACTAAAAATCTCGTTACCGCGTTCAGCGCAGCAGCGAGGGAGCATGGGGCAAGAAAAGCCGGCGGATCGCAACCTACTTCTGGTATCCCAGCGACTTCACCACGAGCAACATTTCTTCGAAGGTGATGAAGCGCCGCCGATGAGCCAGCTTATAGTGATCGATTGCCAATGCCAGTTCGCGGGCTTCCGGTGAGAGGTTTTCGTGGCTGTTTGCGAATTGCCGCCGCTCGCCTCGCGGAGATCTGCCAATCGATTGTGGACTGCGGCGATCAAAAAACGTGACTTCATCCGATTCTTGAACAATACTCATGCGACAGTTCCCTGAATTGAAGGATTGCTGTGGCGTTCGCACTGGGCGCAGCCGAAGTCGGGCCCGCGCGACGTCTCCTATGAAAGAGTAGGCTACGGTATCGCGTGCGCCGTCGATGATCGAAAACTCAAGAATCTGCAGACCCGCTGCGCGGCGAAGCTACGAGTCTTGTGACCGACATTCCACTTATGCCGGTTATACAGCTGGAAACGACACACTGCAGCGGCTAGGGGACGATGCTTTCCAGCGGCCGAGAAGCCACTTCGACTTGTCGTCGCAGCTTGCGGCTGGAGGCATGACCAGGATCGATTGCCAAGGCTTGTTCCACGGCATGGTCGGCCGCGCCGCGTCGACCGGCCGCAAGTTGGGCTTCACCGAGGCGATAGTACAGTTCCGCGGTCGGCGAACCGCGTTCGAGCGCCAATTCAAAAGAAGTTGCTGCGTCAGCGGGCCGCCCCAAAGCTTGCAGCGCTAGACCCTCGAGATAATACACTTGCTGCGGCTCTTCGCCTGGAGCATAAGTCTCTCGCAGGCTAATGAGCGTCGATAACGCCCGCTGCGGGCGGTTCAACTGATGATAAGCCTCCGCGATTTCGTACAGGAGATCGCGATCTTTTGGCGCAAATTCCAATGCGCGATGAAAGTCGGCGAGAGCCAGGTCGCGTTGCCCTTCCGCTAAATCCACTCGGCCGCGCAGCATCCATGCCTCGGTCGACTTCGGATCCAAATCCAGCGCGCGATTAACCATCGCTCTTGCTTCCGTGAGCTTTCCGAGCTCAAGCTGCATTTGACCAAAGCGGACAATCAGCGATCCATCGTTTGGCGTGCAGATCATAGCTTTTTGCAATTGCTCCACTGCCGCTGCGTACTCGCCTCGGTGCCACATCGCTTCCGCGTATTGCCTTCGGGCTTGCGCGTCGACTGGACAAACTTTGACTGCTTTGCTGAGCGAGATTTCCGCCGAAGTCCAATCGCCGCGTTGCATGGCGTTCAGGCCCTGCTGCGAGAGCTGTCGCGCTTGAGCGACGTCTTCGGAGACAGGGCCTTTGCCGCCGAACGACTTACAGCCGTTTAGCGCAAGCGATACAGTGATCAATACTGCCCACCGCGCGCAGCGCGAGCGCCGGTTGCCGCAGGCAACGTCGCAGGCTCGATTTTTAAGCCGCTGCCGCGTCATGGCGTCGATCATGCGCAAAGTGCGGAAATTGGGCGGCAAATAATAGCGGTTTTATCGAATTTCCTCAACATTAACCGGCAGCAAGTTTGAGAAGTTTACTGGTAAAATTGTCGCCCGAACACGCTGTTGGTCGCTGGTATTTACGGCTAGGATAAACGGCGGATGCTAGCATCCGCGGAAGCCGCTGGCGATCCGCTATTGCGAATGAAATCGCGCTGCTGACCGGCGGCTGTCTGCCACGCGCAGTTGTCCATGCCTGCCCTCTATGACAAACTCGATATTCGATTCCAATTTCCCGAAAATTGGGCGTTGGATGCCGAAGAAGCTTCATTCGGAAAGCAGTCCGCCACCGTTTGCAGTCCCGACGGCGCATTTTGGACTGCTATTCTTCACAACCGCGATGCGGATGCTGCCGAGCTTGCTGAAGCGGCAATGCTGGCGATGAAAGATGAATATGATGACCTTGATATTGAAGCGATGAGCGAGGAACTGGCGGGCGTCGAATTAGTTGGATACGACTTGAATTTCTACTGTTTGGACCTGACGAGCACGGCTTGGATTCGGGCAGGGCGTAATTCGAGGTCAATGTGCCTCATCATTTGTCAGGCCGAAGATCGCGATTTTTCCAAGGTTTCACCCGTGTTTAGGGCGATGACGGCAAGTTTGCTGTCGAATTGACCGTGGAACAGGGATGCGGAATTCTCGCAGGTGCGTGGCAACAAATGTCGAGTGAGGCACATCCTGTCCTACCTGTGAAAAGTATGCTCGTTTCAGAGTCGATGGTGCTGGAGACTAAGCTGGTGCGTAAGCTGACTGTTGCTGCTCGCCTTAGTCCTTGTTAGGACACCTACTTGCGTTATCGTCCAAGCAGACTGAAAATCCGTGTGTCGCCGGTTCAATCTCGGCCCCGACCACTTGGTAAGTCGTTCATCAGAAACATCTTACGTCACTTGCAATTTGTCGGCCCGTTCCAGTTTGTTGTCATGATTACCGGTTTGTTGAACGGCGACATGTCGCGAGCAATCCGCAATCGTTAACGACTCCGATTATTCCATTCGTTTAAATATTGGCCAGCTCACCAAAATATTCATGGTCTTCGGCAAAGCCGCCCTCGCCTTTGCCAACCGAGCGGAGCCCTTCGACAAACTCGATCGCTTGGATCCACTTGACCATCTTGAAGCCGAGTTGATTCTCGACTCGCAGCCGCAGGGGCGCGCCGTGAAGATCGTTGAGCGGATCATAGTTCATTTCATATGCCAGCAGGGTCTGTGGATGTCTGGCGTTCGCCATTGAGAGGCTGTCGTAATATCGCCTGGGAGAAGTGCCCGTGGCAAGATCGACGCCGTCGCCAAACGAATGGAAAACGACCCGTTCTGCAGTAGGACGCGGGCGAACCAACTCGATGATTTCACTGAGCGGCACGCCACCCCAAGCGGCAACTCCCGACCAGCCTTGGATGCAGTGGTGCAGTGTGATCTGCGTCTTTTTGGGCAGTGCCCGTAGATCGCCCAGCGACAGTTCGACCGGGTTCTCGATCAATCCGTAGATCTTCAATCGATAATCGACGAAGCCACCTGCTGCCAGCATCTTCCACTCCTCGCAGGTCGGCACCTTGCCGTTTGGCCAAAAGTACGGGGAAATATCCTCGCGCCGAAACTCAGCGACAGGGGCTGGACGATCGAGCAGAAATTCCATGGCCGGAGTGACCACCGCCTTGGCAACGTGCTGCACCAGCCGCGGTTTTCTCCAGGCCAACCAGTTAGCCAGCACATTGACGGCCACAACCACGCCCAGACCAAGCAGCCCAAGATACACTCCGGCGAAGCTGGTATCATCGGCGCCAAGCACGATATGGTTCATGTTCCGAACGAAACCGGTTATCGCCACCAAGGTTACATGGCCAATAAAAAACAGGACAAAAGAACACATGACCAGAAAGTGGAGCGAGCGGCCGATTTGCCGATTGCCCGGCAGATTGGGATACCAGCGGAAACGATTCGTAAGCGCTGGAGACATCGAGGGGCCAGTCAGAATCGCCAATGGGGCCAGTACGAAGACCACGCCGAAGTATGCCAACTGCTGCAACGGGTTGTATTGATAGAATCCGTTCGGTTCGGGCGGTAAGTGAAATGTCGCATAGTGTACCCAGACCGACCAGGCATCTGGCACGATTTGCCAGGACGACGGCACGAGGCGTTTCCATTGATCGGTGACAAACAACAAGGTCACGAAGATCGTGCCATTGGCCAACCAGAACAGCGCGCTGAGAAAGTGCCAATGTCTAGCCATTCCGATGGTGTGCCGATAGCCGGGCAACCCGATCCAAGGAGTCAGATAGCGCGAGTCATCTTTCGCGGTCCAAACTCGGTTTCGTGGTACCTGCAGCGGCGTGAGGCGAAGCCATTCGGTGCCGGGCGTACAATCCACGTTCCAGTAAAGCCGTGGATGGTCCATCAGAATCTGCAAACCGCTGCGGACGAGCAGGACCATGAACAGAAAGTTGACGTAGTGTGTGATGCACAGCCAACTCGGAAAGCCAAACGGCGGAGTCGGCGGTGTGTTGCCCGAAGTCAACATTGCCGGCAGTGCCGGCCGACCGGCGATCGCCCACTGCACATAGGCCGCGATCAACGCGAGCAATAGCGGGGCAGCAAGCGCCAAGAGTGTTTTCAACTTGCCGTGCATGTGCGTCGCATCACCTCCGATTTAAGACGTGAAGATTGCCAAAGCCTAATCCGATTTCGCAGCACGACCTTCGAGCAGCTTTTTCAACACAATGGCTTCATTGTGCTCTTCATCGCGCGCTCCATAGACGAGAGTGACCGATTGCTCCGCGGAACGATTTCGGAGTTCATGAAGAAGTTCCTGCTTTTCCTGCAGTTCCTTTCGATAGCGACGTTGAAATTCTTTCCACTTGTCTGGGTCGTGGCCGAACCATTTACGCAGCTCCGTGCTCGGCGCTAGATCTTTCATCCAGAGCTTCACGGCCGCGCGCTCTTTGGAAAGACCGCGTGGCCAAAGCCGGTCGACCAATACTCGCAGTCCATCTTTGCGGGACGGCTTTTCATAGACTCGTTTAAGCTGAATCATGGCTAGGGCTACTCCGGAGTACAAATTCGCGAAAACGTTTTCTCGATCACATCTTTGAACGGGAGAAAGCAGCGGCCGCAATGAGAAATCGCCCATCGAAAACTTGTGCTTTCTCTGATACTTCCTGTTGGTTGGGTTGCTCCCTTACGACCGCGTTGTGTTGAGCGAGATGATACGCGGGAACATATCGTTTTGATGGTTGAATCCGCGAAGCCGATTAGCCGTCAAAGAACTTCTTTAGGACATGCAAGGCCGTCGCCCGACCGGCTTTCCTCCACGAAGTCATGAGTGGAATCTCCTTGGGACAAACGGCCTGACAGTTTCCCGCCTTGCCGCAGTTCTGGATGCCTCCTGGAGCGATCAAGGCGTCGAGACGCTGCCCGGCCGTTATGCGCCCGGTTGGACTTGAATTCATCAGCACGACTTGGCTATTCGCATGCGCTCCGATGAAATGCCCATCGAACTCGGCCCGCTCGCGCGCTGCAAAGTCCGTGGAAGATTCGCCCGGGAAATGGTCGAGTTCAATCTTGCGGTATTGAGGGCAGGCTTCCAGGCAGCAGGCGCAGCTCATGCAAGTGCTCAGTGGATAGGCTTGTTGCTGCTCCTGCGGTGACTGCGTCGGTCCTGCCCCTCGGTCAAAATAGCCATCGACTTCAATCCAGCATTGCAGCTTTTCCAGGGCACGAAACAGCCTTCCTCGTGCCACGACGAGGTCGCGAACCACGGGAAACTTCGACAACGGCCGCAGTTCGATGAGTCCCGGACTCTCGGCGAGCAGGCATCCCACCAGCGCGGAACACGCCTGACGAACCTGCCCATTGATCAGCATGGTGCAGGAGCCGCAGACTTCTTCCAGACAGTTGGACTCGTACGCGACCGGCGCAACAGGGCGATCGGCCGTCGTCACTGGGTTCGCGGCGATTCTCTGGAGAATGCCGGTAACGTTGAGGCCCGGCTCGTTTTTCAGCCGAAATCGCTCCCAATAACTTGATGTGCGCGGTTCGTCCTGCCGGAGAATCCGCACGTCAAACCACTGGGGATTTTCTTGATCAATTGGAGACTGCATGGCTCGCTCGGCTTGTGTCGTGTTGAGTCTCGCCTATCGAAGCATTGTTAAGTTTCAACGAGCCTCTGACAAGAAGGTCAAAATGGATGTTGTCGTTCGCATCGCGGTTACCACTGTTCGTCAGTAGGGAGATTTTGCAAGTGACCAGCGACGCTGCTTGTAGTTTGTGTTCACTTCTTGGATCATGAATAGTAGCATCCAACGGTGTTAACAGAACTATCGATCATAGGTTCCTCGAAGCCACTGCAGAGATGAAAGCGTTTCGCTCGTCTCATGCTCTGAAAGACTTGGACTTTCGTCGGGTGGAATGCATTTTCGCCGTGCATGTTCGTCCGCCATCAACGATAAGCTCAGCAACCGCTTGCCTTAATCGGCGGTTTCTGCGCTCGGAATTTCGACAATACCTCGAAATACTCCTTCCGGTTTGCTCGTCGTGCTGCATAGACTAATGGATTCAAAGTAAACAACATAGGCAATCTCAGACCAGCGGCAACATGCCAGCATTTTTTGGGTGGTTGTTTCGGCGACGATCTCCGATCATTGCGATCCTGACAATCCTTGGAATTTCGAGCCATCTGGTTCTACGATTTGCGACCACGGCATCGGAGCAAGTCAGCCGTTGGCCGTTGGATGCAGTATTTGTCTTCGGTGGAATACCCATCGTTGCTGAATTGCTGGTGAAACTGGCACGGCGTGAATTTGGATCTGATCTGCTGGCTGGAATCTCGATCGTCACATCGGTCCTCCTGGGAGAATATCTTGCTGGCGCGCTCGTCGTGCTGATGCTTTCCGGTGGTGAGGCGATCGAAAGTTTTGCTGTTCGCAGCGCCGCTTCAGTTCTGCGAGCACTTGCAAAACGCGTGCCATCAGTCGCTCATCGGGTGCAAAATTCGCAATTAGAAGACGTGCCGCTGCAACAAATCGAGGTAGGCGATTGTTTAGTTATCTTTCCTCACGAAATCTGTCCCGTAGACGGCGAAGTGATCGAGGGGCGCGGCATGATGGATGAATCGTATTTGACCGGCGAGCCATACCAAATGTCGAAGGCTCCGGGTTCCGCCGTCCTATCTGGTGCCATTAATGGCGAAGCGGCGATCACTATTCGAGCGACGCGGCGAGCCGCCGACTCCCGCTACGCACAGATTATGAATGTAATGCAAGAGTCCCAACAGCGACGCCCACAGATTCGGCGTTTGGCCGACCAACTTGGCGCGCTGTATACGCCGCTGGCAGTGGCAATTGCTTTGACGGCATGGTTCGTTACCGGTGACCCCTTGCGGTTCTTAGCCGTCCTTGTGGTGGCCACACCGTGCCCGCTGCTGATAGCAATACCGGTGGCCATCATCGGTAGTATTTCGCTGTCGGCGCGAAGAGGAATCATTGTCCGCAATCCCGCGGTACTCGAGCAGATTGATACCTGTCGCACGATCATTTTCGATAAGACAGGAACATTGACGTATGGCGAGCCTCGCTTGACGGAGCAACTCGTAGCCGCGGGTTGGCAACCGGCCGAGGTGCTGGCGCTTGCTGCCAGTGTGGAACGATACTCCAAACATCCTCTTGCCAAAGCGATCCTGCACGAGGCTGAATCGCTAGCCCTTCGTCAAGCCGAGGAAATCAGCGAAAAGCCCGGACAAGGCTTACACGG
This sequence is a window from Pirellulales bacterium. Protein-coding genes within it:
- a CDS encoding molybdopterin-dependent oxidoreductase, producing MHGKLKTLLALAAPLLLALIAAYVQWAIAGRPALPAMLTSGNTPPTPPFGFPSWLCITHYVNFLFMVLLVRSGLQILMDHPRLYWNVDCTPGTEWLRLTPLQVPRNRVWTAKDDSRYLTPWIGLPGYRHTIGMARHWHFLSALFWLANGTIFVTLLFVTDQWKRLVPSSWQIVPDAWSVWVHYATFHLPPEPNGFYQYNPLQQLAYFGVVFVLAPLAILTGPSMSPALTNRFRWYPNLPGNRQIGRSLHFLVMCSFVLFFIGHVTLVAITGFVRNMNHIVLGADDTSFAGVYLGLLGLGVVVAVNVLANWLAWRKPRLVQHVAKAVVTPAMEFLLDRPAPVAEFRREDISPYFWPNGKVPTCEEWKMLAAGGFVDYRLKIYGLIENPVELSLGDLRALPKKTQITLHHCIQGWSGVAAWGGVPLSEIIELVRPRPTAERVVFHSFGDGVDLATGTSPRRYYDSLSMANARHPQTLLAYEMNYDPLNDLHGAPLRLRVENQLGFKMVKWIQAIEFVEGLRSVGKGEGGFAEDHEYFGELANI
- a CDS encoding ABC transporter ATP-binding protein, yielding MFAIRCTNLTKRYDAKPPVDAVRGLNLAVKAGECFGLLGPNGAGKTTTIEIIEGLLDATSGDVEVLGYRWGQHNDEIRQRIGISLQETRLSEKLTVRETLTLFRSFYRRGIEPRQAMARVSMQEKANSWVRHLSGGQKQRLAVACALVGDPELLFLDEPTTGLDPQSRHELWDIIRGFRSAGRTVLLTTHYMDEAERLCDRIAIVDHGKVIALGTPRELILSLGGEHVIEFTLESNGQPQQVAARRFADLPAVSSSRAEEDRICLSVREPHIALPALLGRLETLNCKLTDLTTRHASLEDVFVQLAGRHLSEESEKINP
- a CDS encoding heavy metal translocating P-type ATPase, with protein sequence MPAFFGWLFRRRSPIIAILTILGISSHLVLRFATTASEQVSRWPLDAVFVFGGIPIVAELLVKLARREFGSDLLAGISIVTSVLLGEYLAGALVVLMLSGGEAIESFAVRSAASVLRALAKRVPSVAHRVQNSQLEDVPLQQIEVGDCLVIFPHEICPVDGEVIEGRGMMDESYLTGEPYQMSKAPGSAVLSGAINGEAAITIRATRRAADSRYAQIMNVMQESQQRRPQIRRLADQLGALYTPLAVAIALTAWFVTGDPLRFLAVLVVATPCPLLIAIPVAIIGSISLSARRGIIVRNPAVLEQIDTCRTIIFDKTGTLTYGEPRLTEQLVAAGWQPAEVLALAASVERYSKHPLAKAILHEAESLALRQAEEISEKPGQGLHGKVAGHTIQITSRSKSLRADPTLESELPPQVGGLECVILIDGRFAATYRFRDEPRHGGVSFIRHLQPRHQFERMLLVSGDRASEVNYLAEKVGIKWVYAEQSPEQKVEIVRRESQRAKTLFLGDGINDAPALLAATVGLAFGTNSDVTSEASGAIVMDSSLERVDEFLHIGRRMRRIALQSAIGGMAASMIGMLIAALGYLPPVAGAISQEIIDIVAVMNSVRAAWPPRNLTDF
- a CDS encoding tetratricopeptide repeat protein, which produces MIDAMTRQRLKNRACDVACGNRRSRCARWAVLITVSLALNGCKSFGGKGPVSEDVAQARQLSQQGLNAMQRGDWTSAEISLSKAVKVCPVDAQARRQYAEAMWHRGEYAAAVEQLQKAMICTPNDGSLIVRFGQMQLELGKLTEARAMVNRALDLDPKSTEAWMLRGRVDLAEGQRDLALADFHRALEFAPKDRDLLYEIAEAYHQLNRPQRALSTLISLRETYAPGEEPQQVYYLEGLALQALGRPADAATSFELALERGSPTAELYYRLGEAQLAAGRRGAADHAVEQALAIDPGHASSRKLRRQVEVASRPLESIVP
- a CDS encoding DUF488 domain-containing protein, whose amino-acid sequence is MIQLKRVYEKPSRKDGLRVLVDRLWPRGLSKERAAVKLWMKDLAPSTELRKWFGHDPDKWKEFQRRYRKELQEKQELLHELRNRSAEQSVTLVYGARDEEHNEAIVLKKLLEGRAAKSD
- the sdhB gene encoding succinate dehydrogenase iron-sulfur subunit — encoded protein: MQSPIDQENPQWFDVRILRQDEPRTSSYWERFRLKNEPGLNVTGILQRIAANPVTTADRPVAPVAYESNCLEEVCGSCTMLINGQVRQACSALVGCLLAESPGLIELRPLSKFPVVRDLVVARGRLFRALEKLQCWIEVDGYFDRGAGPTQSPQEQQQAYPLSTCMSCACCLEACPQYRKIELDHFPGESSTDFAARERAEFDGHFIGAHANSQVVLMNSSPTGRITAGQRLDALIAPGGIQNCGKAGNCQAVCPKEIPLMTSWRKAGRATALHVLKKFFDG